The window ATCAATTGTTTACTCAATTGACCTCTCATATGCTTCTCCTAAGAATAAATTCCCAACATAAGAAATGGTTGtcccaaaaaaaaatcaaaatagaagTTAAATTGCCAAAAGGTAACACAGAGGAAGCATTTGAAGCTCAGGCCAGGAATAGAatgaacaaaagaagagaacGACAAGACTTTAGCATAGAAGAGCCAAAGATGCAAGCAGAAGAAGATTTGCTTGACAAAACAAAGCATAGATGAAATGACAAAATCGCAACGGTTGTAAATAATACAATCTTATATGCTAAGTGATTCTCACGTGCAAGTTGAAATCTCCAAAAATCAATATAAAGACATCATGAGTATGCTCTTAGCATGCATTTGGTAGCCAAATGTAAGAAGAGATGTTCTGCATACTGTATTTAACACAACACATTTTTAAGTTGACAGACTTGACAGTCTGTGAATGGAGACTAAAATATACTAATAGtaaatgcatatgcatatgaacaATAAAACCAGTGTAATCACACAAGTGGGACATGGGGAagttagtgtgtacgcagaccttggCCCTACCTAAGGAAGGATGCATATGCAcatgaacaaaagaagaaatttcaaTGAAACAAAACCATGCTAACTTTATAGCCAGTCAAAAGAGCTTTAAAAATGCTTCATTAGACAACTGGTTGAGCCAATGCAAGTTCAAAAACCATTGTTTTCCAAGATGCTGATTGTTAAAATAGCTAGATGTAGAAGTTTCCATTAGgggataacaaaaacaaaaatgtaCTCAAATTACTGAACAATCACTAGTAGAACATGTTCATAACACCAAGATTACATGTAACTATAACCAACATATCAAGAATGCTACTGAGCGAAACTCTATTACCAGCATCAGGCAAATTTTCTCAGAAAAATAGAATCACAACATATCAAACTGAAAGTCGCTCCTAATCAAAAAGACTGAATCCCATGTCGTCATCACTTTCTTCCTTAGGCTCTTCCTGTTCACATTCCAAATAAAAAATGAACATTAGCTCACGCACGTTGCACAGTCAAAAAACTCGTCACCATCTATACAAAATCAAAATTTCAATCAATCAATATTCAATATAACTAATACtcgtttctttctttcttaccTTCTTTTCCTCAGCAGCTGGAGCGGCTGCAGCAGCACCAGCAGCAGCTCCGCCAGCTGGTGCAGCAACAGCAACGGCAGCGCCACCGCCACCAGCACCGACATTCATAATAAGATCTCCGAGGTTTCTCTTCTCAGCAAGTTTAGCAAACAGCAATGGCCAGTAAGGCTCCACTATCACATTTGCTGCTTTTACTATAGAAGCAATTTTCTCTGCCTGTTACAATAACAATCAAAGCACAAATCAGTATAGTTAGCGTAAAAGATAATTACATGTAAATTTATGATACAcactaattaataatatataaaaatggtAATTGACATGCTATCACAAGTTAAATTCCAATATTTTTATACTATCAGTGTTTATAACTTAAATCTCATTAAAAATAGcagtaaaaaaatttaaatatagggAAGAGAAACATACGGTGATGGGAATGTCCTCATCGTTGAGGATTAAACAAGCGTAAGTACAAGCGATTTCTCCGATCGACATTTGATTAACGTTCCTGTTTTACAAAcaaatttttttgttgttgaggAAATGGAGAAAATAATTGATGAAAATGGTTGCTGAGTGACTGTGGGAATTGGATTTTTACCTTCAAATCAAATGACGGCTGCTTCCACAATCCACAGATGCTGCTGAGTGCTAGGGTTTTGTGATTTAGAACATGTGAGATGTTATAAAGTTGACAGAATTTTGGGGGCCCGTTTACCTTAATGAAGCCCAGAAGATAATAGGTCCATTTGCCTTGAAAAGGAGGAAACTAAAAACCGCATGAAGGCTCGGTCCAGCACGCCCGTGGAAAGCTTCACCGGATCTCcacgaagggggttcaaaatatttttttgtatctagtgggaattgaactcatgaccttatgtagattttgaaccccttgaccactaaactacacttttggattgtgttaagggggttcaaaacttaatatataaaggtaaaaaatagattttgccttatatatacagtgtaatttttcggcgaatgGGGTTCGAGTGAACCCCCTTGCGCCctcctaaatccgcccctgctaCGCGGTATGCCTTCTGAAATACTAGTTAACTTCATAtacattaataatatttatttaccctgtatatttactttattttaaataaattaaatttttaatattattatatgCCATTATGGAGGGGATTTTAATGGCCATATCGGGGCTAATGCTAGGGGTTATGATAATGTGCATCGGGTTCGATTTTGGGATAGGAACAAGGAAGGTACATCATTATTGGATTTCGCTAGAGATTTTGACTTGGTAATAGCTAACTCGAGTTTTTCGGATAGGGAGGAGCATCTGGTCACATTTCGGAGTTCGATGACCAGGACCTAGATTGATTACCTTCTCTATACGAAATGCGATAAAGGTCTATGCGCTGATTGCAAGGTCATCCCAAGTGAGTACCTCACGATCCAACATAGGCTCATAGTTATG is drawn from Nicotiana tabacum cultivar K326 chromosome 22, ASM71507v2, whole genome shotgun sequence and contains these coding sequences:
- the LOC107761577 gene encoding large ribosomal subunit protein P1-like — encoded protein: MSIGEIACTYACLILNDEDIPITAEKIASIVKAANVIVEPYWPLLFAKLAEKRNLGDLIMNVGAGGGGAAVAVAAPAGGAAAGAAAAAPAAEEKKEEPKEESDDDMGFSLFD